A stretch of the Aegilops tauschii subsp. strangulata cultivar AL8/78 chromosome 4, Aet v6.0, whole genome shotgun sequence genome encodes the following:
- the LOC109762049 gene encoding 2-alkenal reductase (NADP(+)-dependent), which yields MADHGDEMTTNKKVVLRRYVTGYPTAEDMEVVVTSHVRLRVPEGSTAAVVVKNLYLSCDPWMRGRMSKHDDGDAVPAEDFVLGEALVNFTVGEVLDSTHPEFDAGDLVWGMSAWEEYTLITQTEGLFKINHPELPLSHYTGVLGLAGLTAYAGLFEVGKPKQGESVFVSAASGAVGQIVGQLAKIAGCYVVGSAGSDEKVNLLKSKMGFDDAFNYKLEGDDLGAALGRRLPGGINVYFDNVGGATLDAALLRMRPGGRVVACGMISQYNLLEHQGVRNLWCIIPKRVRVEGFSCMDYHHLYPRFEEEMAGYIKAGKVTVVEDVVRGIERAPEALLGLFSGRNVGKLLVALA from the exons ATGGCCGACCATGGCGACGAGATGACGACGAACAAGAAGGTGGTGCTGAGGAGGTACGTGACAGGCTACCCGACGGCGGAGGACATGGAGGTGGTCGTCACCTCCCACGTCCGGCTGCGGGTGCCGGAGGGGTCGACGGCCGCCGTGGTGGTCAAGAATCTGTACCTTTCCTGCGACCCGTGGATGCGCGGCCGCATGAGCAAGCACGACGACGGCGACGCCGTGCCGGCCGAGGACTTCGTGCTTGGAGAG GCCTTGGTCAATTTCACTGTCGGCGAGGTGCTCGATTCGACGCACCCGgagttcgacgccggcgacctcgTCTGGGGGATGAGTGCATGGGAGGAGTACACCCTCATCACCCAAACGGAGGGCCTGTTCAAGATCAACCACCCCGAGCTGCCACTCTCACACTACACAGGTGTTCTTG GCTTGGCAGGGCTCACTGCATATGCTGGACTTTTTGAGGTTGGCAAGCCAAAGCAAGGTGAATCTGTTTTTGTGTCGGCAGCGTCTGGCGCCGTCGGTCAGATCGTTGGACAGCTCGCCAAGATAGCAGGATGCTATGTGGTTGGAAGTGCCGGCTCCGATGAGAAG GTGAATCTCTTGAAGAGCAAGATGGGCTTCGACGACGCGTTCAACTACAAGTTGGAGGGGGACGACCTCGGCGCGGCGCTCGGGCGGCGCCTCCCGGGCGGCATCAACGTCTACTTCGACAACGTGGGCGGCGCGACGCTGGACGCGGCGCTGCTGCGGATGCGGCCGGGCGGCCGGGTGGTGGCGTGCGGGATGATCTCGCAGTACAACCTGCTGGAGCACCAGGGGGTGCGCAACCTGTGGTGCATCATCCCAAAGCGCGTCCGGGTGGAGGGCTTCTCCTGCATGGACTACCACCACCTGTATCCCAGGTTCGAGGAGGAAATGGCCGGCTATATCAAGGCAGGGAAGGTGACCGTCGTGGAGGACGTCGTCCGAGGGATTGAGAGGGCGCCTGAGGCTCTGCTGGGCCTGTTTTCTGGGAGAAATGTTGGCAAGCTGCTGGTTGCTCTTGCATGA